From Vigna unguiculata cultivar IT97K-499-35 chromosome 5, ASM411807v1, whole genome shotgun sequence, the proteins below share one genomic window:
- the LOC114186190 gene encoding polygalacturonase-like — protein MIRVLETTLLAISCILCSVLLGFSDAAPTPRYNVVKFGAKADGKSDCTEAFIKAWQSACANPNPATIYVPKGRYLLRNTNFRGPCKRKVTFLIDGTLVAPEDYNALGNSGFWILFNHVENLVVSGGKLDGKGAAFWNCRRSGKNCPPGARSMTFNWVNNLVVSGLTSVNSQLSHLVINTCNNVVVKNVRLIAPDQSPNTDGIHVERSTGVTINGCTLQTGDDCISIGDATYNLFISNIKCGPGHGVSIGSLGQKVDEKGVENVTLTNAIFSGSDNGVRIKTWARPSNGFVRNVVFQNIVMDRVQNPIIIDQNYCPNNQGCPGQTSGIKISQITYLNINGTSATPEAVTFDCSPSNPCRGIKFQDINLTYKNMAATSSCKNIEGTSSGTLVPESCL, from the exons ATGATTCGTGTTCTTGAAACTACATTGTTGGCTATTTCATGTATCTTATGCAGTGTTTTATTAGGGTTTTCCGATGCAGCTCCAACCCCTAGATACAATGTGGTGAAGTTTGGGGCAAAAGCAGATGGCAAAAGTGACTGCACTGAAGCATTCATAAAAGCTTGGCAATCAGCATGTGCTAATCCCAACCCTGCCACTATTTACGTGCCTAAAGGGAGGTACTTGCTGAGAAACACCAACTTCCGAGGTCCATGCAAGAGGAAGGTAACATTCCTCATAGATGGGACTCTTGTGGCTCCTGAAGATTACAACGCGCTAGGAAATTCTGGATTCTGGATTTTATTCAATCATGTGGAGAATCTAGTTGTTTCTGGTGGAAAATTAGATGGTAAAGGTGCTGCTTTCTGGAATTGTCGGAGATCTGGAAAAAATTGCCCTCCTGGAGCAAGA TCAATGACATTCAACTGGGTGAATAACTTGGTGGTTAGTGGGTTAACTTCAGTGAACAGCCAACTAAGCCACCTTGTAATCAACACATGCAACAATGTTGTCGTGAAAAATGTAAGGCTTATTGCGCCTGACCAGAGCCCTAACACCGACGGCATTCACGTTGAACGCTCAACTGGGGTTACCATTAATGGATGTACCTTACAAACTGGTGATGACTGCATTTCCATTGGTGATGCCACCTACAACCTCTTCATCTCCAACATAAAATGTGGCCCTGGCCATGGCGTAAG CATTGGAAGTTTAGGGCAAAAGGTGGACGAAAAAGGAGTAGAAAATGTGACTCTAACAAACGCCATCTTCTCTGGATCGGATAATGGGGTGAGGATAAAGACATGGGCAAGACCGAGCAATGGGTTCGTTAGGAATGTTGTCTTCCAAAATATCGTAATGGACAGAGTTCAGAATCCCATCATAATAGATCAGAATTACTGCCCCAATAATCAAGGTTGTCCTGGTcag ACTTCAGGAATTAAGATCAGTCAAATTACATATTTGAACATAAATGGAACTTCAGCAACACCAGAAGCAGTAACTTTTGATTGCAGCCCGAGTAATCCATGTCGAGGGATCAAATTTCAGGATATAAACCTAACCTACAAGAACATGGCTGCAACTTCATCGTGTAAAAACATTGAGGGGACGAGCAGTGGAACACTTGTGCCAGAAAGTTGTCTATAA